A window of Haloarcula sp. DT43 genomic DNA:
CAGATTCCGCGGGTGGCCGACTGGCCGAACGACTTCGACAGCGTTCCCGAGGGCCTGCAGTCGATAGACGAGGCCTACCAGCGGAACCACCGCGGCGGGGATATCGGCCACTACCGGTTCGAGTCCGCGGGCGAGCGAGCCGGCGACGTGGTCTGCGAGAACCCGTACCCGTGCCCGTTCGACCGCGGCCTCGTCCGCGGCGTCGCCCAGCAATACGCGCCGGTCGACGGGTTCGTGTTCGTCGAGGAGACGGGCGAGACGTGTCGCCGGAACGGGGACGACACCTGCACGTACACGGTGTACTGGTAGTCGCCCGCGACGGCTACCCCTCGTACGCTTCGAGCGCCTCGCGGAGTTCCGCGGCCGAGTACTCCGAGGTGAGTTGCACGATTTCCGCCAGGTCCTCGTAGGTCTCCCGGAGGTCCCGGACGAGCGCCCCCTCGCGGGCGTCCCCCGGCAGTTGCTTCTCCGCCCGGCGAATCGTCCGGAGCGTCGTCTGGACTTCCCGCAGGAGGTACTGCTGGAACACGTCCTGCAGGATGAACCAGACCTCCCGCTCGGCCTCGAACCGGACGCGTCTGCCGCCCCCGTCCGACGACCGCCGGTGGACGAGACCGATGCGCGACAGCGTCCGCGTGACGTTGCTGACCGTCGACTTCGCGTAGCCGGTCTCGTCGACGAGTTCCGGGATGGAAAGCGGGGCATCGGCGAAGTACAGGACGCCGTAGATGCGCCCGGCGCTCCGGCTGAGGCCGTACACCTCGGCCGATTGCTCCATCGACTCGATGACTCGTTCGCGTGCGACCGCGCTGTCCTCGTCACTCATGTGTCAGAACTGGCCGCCCTGTTTGCCGCGTGCCCGACGCCATATCACCGCATATGTGATTCGTAAGTATTAAATTGTTTGATTGGTTTGTTCGGATTGAGCCGAACAAAAGGAACTCAGACTAGCCATGGCAAGCGCCTTCCCCCACCACCCGCCGGTCGAGTACGCACCCCGAGAGCAGACGAGCGTCGTCGTCGACGGCACCGAACCGACCGACGTGTTGCAAATTCTCTCGTCCGAGACAGCACAGGAGATACTTGGGGCGCTCAGAGACGAACCGCGCACCGCGTCGGACATCGCCGACGCCGTCGACCGGTCGCTCCAGAGCGTCTCCTATCACCTCGACCGCCTCCGCAGGGCGAACCTCATCGAAGCCGTCGAGACGTGGTACTCGGAGAAGGGGACGGAGATGACGGTGTACGCACTCGCTGCGGAACGACTCGTCGTGCAGTTCGGTGACACCGGCGACCGGTCCGTCTGAGCCGGACGCCGGGTCGGAATCCGTAGGTTTGCTCCGGGGAAAGCTGACTACGATACCGCGGTTCAGTCGGGCAGCGAGACGGTGTGCCGACACCCGAGAGAGATGCAGGGTAACGTACAACAGTAAAGTGTCTGTCTCGCCGACGTACCAGTATGGCCGACCAGGATATCGACGACGTAGACAGGGCGATTCTGTACGCGTTACAGGAGGACGCTCGAAACATGTCCTCCGGGGACATCGCGGAGCGGACCGACACGTCGGACAGCACCGTTCGCAAGCGCATCAACCGCCTCGAATCCAGCGGGATAATCAAAGGCTACAGCGCGGACGTCGACTACCAGGAGGCGGGCTACCCGCTCCGGATGCTCCTGTACTGCACCGCGTCGATTCCCGAACGGGGCGAGCTGATCCCCGAGATTCTGGAGATAGACGGCGTCGTATCGGTACAGGAACTGGTCACCGGCGAACAGAACCTCCTGGTGACGGCCGTCGGCGAGTCCGATAGCGACATCACGCCGGTCGCGCAGGCGCTCCTGGACATGGACCTGACGGTGGCCGACGAGGTGCTCGTCCGGAGCCACGAGACGACGCCCTTCGGCAAGTTCGATTCCAGGAACGGCGACTGACGACGGGTCGCGCTCAGAGACAGCCGCGGAGTCCCCTCCTTTCTGGTCCGTCGAACGATTCGGGAATTTCTGTCCGTGTCGCCAGGAACGCAGCCCCAATTATCGCGTAGCCGTATGTCTGAGCGAAAACTCGCTCCACCACGTATCGGCCGCCAGAGTCCCTGAAGGTCCAGGTAGGGCGTGTCTCCCGGTCGGCCACCTCGAAAACCATAATGTTCTATAATTCACCTCTTTAGGAACAATCTGGTAGTATAGAAGGATTTAATAACCAGTATGTTCGCAATAGGGGTGAAGACAACCAGACCCGGTCAACCGCGTTCCGAGGTTGCCGTGATGGGTCACGAACGAACAACGATGTCAGGACGCAACTCTACGACGACGGTCGGATCACTCCCGGACACGGCGGCAGACTCGCCGCTCGTGCCCGTCGCACTCACGTGGCTCGTGTGGTCGATGCTGGCTGCGAGCATCGCCGTACTCGCCGTCCGAGTCCGAACCGGGTTCACATGGGAGGTTCCCGGCGTGGTCGCCGTCGACGGGCTGACCGTGCTGATGTGGGTGGTCGTCACGTTCTTCAGCGGCATCGTCCACAGCTACTCGCGCCGCTACATGGCGGGCAGTCGCGTCAAAACGCCCTTTTTCGCCACCGTGTTCGGCTTCACGGTGGTCGTGATGGGGCTCGTCGCGGCTGACCACCTCGCCCTGTTCGCGGCGCTGTGGCTGGCGATGGGACTGCTGATGGCGAAACTCATCGGTATCGTCGGGGGCTGGGACCAGGCGCAGGCGGCCGCGTCGGTCGCCCGCAGGTACTTCCTCGCCAGCAGCGGGCTCCTCGGTCTCGCACTGGCGGCGCTGTGGTGGGCGACCGGGGCGACGACGGTCTCCGGGGTCGCCGCGGCGGCCGACACGCTCGGCGGCCCGGTGTGGCTGGCCGCCGCCGGCGCACTCGTGCTCGCGGCGATGATTCAGTCCGCCCTGATTCCGTTCCACGGCTGGCTGCTCTCTTCGATGACCGCCCCGACGCCCGCGTCGGCGCTGATGCACGCCGGGTTCGTCAACGCGGGCGGCATCCTGCTGACCCGCTTCGCGCCGGTCGTCACCGTCGACCCCGCGCTCATGCTGGCAATCGTCGCCGTCGGCGGTGCCAGCGCCATCGGCGGAAAACTCCTGAAGTCCGTCCAGACGGACGTCAAGGGCCAACTCGGCTGTTCGACGGTCGGCCAGATGGGATTCATGATAATGCAGGCCGGCCTCGGCTTCTTCGGAGCCGCCATCACCCACCTCATCCTGCACGGCTTCTACAAGGCCTACCAGTTCCTCAGTTCGGGAAGCGAAGTCGAACACACGAGCCCGGGCGACGGGACGCCGCACACGGTGGGACCGGTGGCGAGCGTCGCCGGGGCCGCCGTGACGCTGCTGACCGGTCTCGCCGGCGGCGCGCTGTTCGCAGTACTGACCGGAAAGGGGACGACGGCCGACAGCGGCCTGCTGTTGACCCTGTTCGTGGTGTTCACGACGCTCCACGCGGCCCGCAGCGCCGTCCAGCACACCTCGCTCTCCGCGACGGCCCGCTACGGAGCCGTCCCGCTGGTCTTCTTCCCCGCCATCGGAATCTACGCCGTGGTCTACTCGGCCGTCTCGGCGCTCGTGCCGGTGAGCGCGGTGACGACCGACCTGACCCTGCTCCACGGCCTCGTCGCCGTGGCGTTCGTCGCCATCTACACCGGCATCGAGACGGGGGTTCACGAGCGCAGCCAGCGCCTCTACGTGGCGCTGTTGAACGCCGGCCAGCCGGCGGCCGACACCGTGCTTACCGCGACGGAGGATTACAATGAGTACTGACGCCACCATCCGCGACAGCATCGACACCGCAGCGACGACCGTCGGCTCGCTCTGGCCGATTCACTCGTTCGTGACGGCGAACCCCCTGGCTGGGTTCGAGGACCGGCCGTTCGACGAGGCGGTAGCGGACGCCGCCGACCTGCTGGGTGGCCGTGGCTACCCCAGCGCCGAGACGTTCCGCACGGCGCTCCAGCGTGACCAGATTGACCCGGGGATACTCGAAACGGAACTCGCCGACCTCGGCTACGACGAGGACCCCGAGGTACTGCTCGAGCACATGGCCAACGCGAGCGACGCCACGGGTGACGCCGCCGACGGTCCGACGGACCGCGTCGACCAGGTGCTGGCGAAGTGGCTGTCGGCGTTCCTCGACGAGGGGAGCGCACACTGGTCGATGCCGAACCGCAAAGCGGGGTTCTACACGGCCTTCCGCGGGGTGGCTGAACACGACAGCGAAATCCCGGCGACGGCCGTCGACGCCCTGGCGCAGACGCCGACCGGCACTATCGAAGCCGTGCTCGCGCCGTACCCGGAGCACCAGTGGGAGACCATCTTCGAGGAGCAACTGGCCGCCCTGCCTGGCTGGACGGGGCTCATTAAACAGCGCGACGACGACGAGGGCGCGTGGCAGTCGACCTATCCGATTTCGCTGGCGGGGTACCTCGCGGCGCGGCTGGCGCTGCTCGACGCCGTCGACGCCGACATCTCCCCCTCGGACAACAGCGTCGAGCCGGACCCGACCGCCGAACTCGCCGGAGCGTTCCTGCGTGCGTGGGAGGCGACCTACCGCGGGGCCCTGGTCGAAACCGTCGCCGCCGAGAGCCAGTCGCTGGCCGACAGCGACACCGGCGGCCGCCCGGACGCACAGTTGGTGTTCTGTATCGACACCCGCTCGGAGGTCATCCGCCGCCACATCGAGGCGACGGGCGACTACGAGACCCACGGATACGCCGGCTTCTTCGGCATCCCGATAGAGTACCAGGGCTACGACGACGAGGTGTCGGTCGACGCCTGCCCGCCGATTCTGGACCCGCAGCACCGCATCACCGACGTGCCGACCGACGACGACACGCAGGCGAGCCACGACCGCTGGTCGGGCCTCCGCGAGGCCGCCGACGAAGTCATCGAGACGCTCGAAGCCAACGCCGCCACGGCCTACGGCTACGTCGAGACTGCCGGGAGCGGGTACAGCCTCGCGCTCGCGGCCCGCACGCTCGTCCCCGGGCGCGTCCACGACCTGTTCGACACGGTCGAGGAGTCGGTGCCGGACGACCACGAGTTCTGTGACCCACTCGTCCACTACCAGCACAGCTACGCCGGCGACCTGCCGGTGGGGCTGACGACAGAGGAGAAAGTCGAGTACGCCGCCACCGCGTTCGACATGATGGGCTGGGAGGAGTTCAGCCGCCTCGTCGTCTTCACCGGACACGCGAGCGAGACGGCCAACAACCCCTACGACGCGAGCCTGGACTGTGGGGCCTGTGCGGGCAACCCCGGCGGCCCGAACGCCCGCGTGCTGGCCGAAATCTGCAACGACGAGGCAGTCAGGGCCGCGCTCCGCGACCAGGGCTTCGACATCCCCGAGGACACGGTCTTCCTCGCCGGCGAACACAACACGACGACTGCCGAGGTGGAACTGTACGACAGCGACGTGCCCGAGAGCCACGCCGACGACCTCGCCCAGTTGCGCGGCGACCTCGCCGCCGCCCGCGAGGACGCGGCCGCCGAGCGCGCCGAATCGATGGGTGCCGACGGTTCGTCGGGCGTCAGCGAGACGGAGCGCCGCGCCGCCGACTGGGCCGAGACCCGCCCCGAGTGGGGGCTGGCCGGCAACGCTGGCTTCGTCGTCGGCCCGCGCGAGCTGACGAGCGACGTGGACCTCGACGGCCGCGCGTTCCTCCACTCATACGACTGGTCGACTGACCCTGACGGCGAGGCCCTGGAGTCGATACTCACCGGGCCGATGGTCGTCACGCAGTGGATAAACACCCAGTACTACTTCTCGACGGTCGACAACGCCGTCTACGGCAGCGGGTCCAAGGTGACCCACAACCCCGTCGGCAACGTCGGCGTCTACCAGGGCAACGGCGGCGACCTGATGGCCGGCCTGCCGCTCCAGTCGCTGATGGCCGCCGACGACGACCCGTACCACCAGCCGCTCCGCCTCTCGACGGTCATCCACGCCCCGGTCGACCGCGTCACCGACGTGCTCGCCGACCACGGTGAGCTTGCGGAACTGCTCGACAACGACTGGCTCTCGCTGACCGTCGTCGACCCCACGCAGGACCACCGCGCGTTCCAGTACGAGCGCGACCTGGAGTGGACGCCCGTGTCCGAGCGCGCCGTGGCCGACGCGATGGAACCGACCGCCTCCGCGGTCGCCGACGACTGAGCCGACTACGAGGAGGCGGTCCCCGAACCGTCGGCAGCAGTCATCGCCCGCGAACGCATCCGTTCTTGGTTGTATAGCCACTATCCGAAGTTGTATTGTGTAATTCCACACACCGATTATCCTATTTCCAGCAAATTTAGAGGGTTTTTCTCATTTTTCGAGTTGTAGACCCAGATATACTTCCAATACCCAGTATATATACCTGTATTTGTACTACCTGGCTGCCGATTTTCGCGGCCACCGACGCATCTGTCCGTTCGAGGCGGAACAGTCACCGCGGTGAGAGGCCGACGCCGTCGGCGAGCAGTTCGTGGGAGCGGAGCCCGTCGGCGTGGTCGCCGACGGCGTGTTGTATCATCACCTCGTCGGCCCCGACGCGGTCGGCGAGCTGTTCGAGAAGGCCGTCGAGCGTGTCCGGGCTGCCGGAAATCGCTCGGGGCCACTCGCCGGCGTCGAGCGTGGCCGGCGTCGGTTCGGGCACGCCCCCGAGCTCGTCGATAGCCTCCTCGACCGACGGCGTCGTACCGATGACTCCCCGCTCCATCCGTTTGAACGACGCTTCGGCCACGGCCCGGAGCCGCGCCGCTTCGCGGTCGGTCTCGCCACAGACCGCGTTCACCGCGACCATCCCGTGTGGCTCGTCGACGCCACCGGCCAGCGACGACGGGTCGAAGCGGTTCCGGTATTCCTCGAAGGCGCGGGTGGCCAGTTCGGGCCGGATGAACGCCGCAAAACAGTAGGGCAGGCCGAGTTCGCCAGCGATGGCAGCGCTGGACGGACTCGACCCGAGAACCCACGGGGCGGGCGGGTCCCCGCCAGAGAGTGGGATTTCCAGGTCGCTGTAGGCGTGGCCGTCGGGATAGCCGTCGTAGAGGTGCGAGACGACGGCCTCGATTTTCTCCGCGTGGTCCTCGTCGGGGTCGCGGACGCGGCGGGCCGTCCCGAGCGCGCGGTCGACGGCCGGCGAGCCGTTGGCCCGCCCCAGTCCGGCGTCGATACGCCCCGGCGCGAGCGCATCGAGGGAGCCGAACACCTCGGCGACTTTGAACGGGCTGTAGTGGTTGAGCAGTACCGCCCCCGAACCGAGCCGAATCGAGTCGGTCTCGGCGGCGAGGTGGCCGAGCAGTACCTCGGGGGTCGTCCCCGCGAGAGTCTCCCCCATCCCGTGGTGTTCCGCGACCCAGAACCGGGAGTAGCCGAGCCGTTCGGCCTGCTGTGCGGCCTCGACGGTGTTCGCGTACGCCTCGGTCGCGGTGCCGGTATCGGGAACCGGAGAGAGGTCGACGATAGAGAGGTCCATGTCCGCCCACAACGGCAGGGGGACATAACCGTTCGGCTGCCGGCAGTGCGTGGTATTCACATCCGCGCGACGCCACATGCCCTCACTCTGTCGCCAAGAGCAGTATGTTCAAAAATCTGTACGACAATATAACTATCGTATTTATTAAACGTTGGCACGTTCTCAGTATTCTCGTCGAAATGGCCGTCGTTCGAATCGTGAGCGCTAAGCGGGCTGGAAAGCCTTTACCACGCTACGCTGTCGTACCAACCGACCGCACGTATTTCGGGAACCACGTCCAGTATCGTGATGCTGTCGGCGATAGTTCGAGAACTGGCAATATAGTTGAATAGACAGAGCTCTGTCTTATGTGTCCTTCGCGGCGTGTCGCCCCGAGCGGCGTCGGTCACGCATCCAGCGATATCATGCCCTTGACCACGGTCGGTTCCATCGCCCGGCGGAACGCGTCGTCGATGTCTTCGAGTCCGGACTCGAAGTCGATGATGCCCTCGACGTCGACCTCGCCGTCCGCAAGCAGGTCCACGGCCGCGCCGTAGGTGTTCTTGTACCGGAACGAGCCGTGTACGTCGATTTCGTTGTCGATGAGTTCCAGCACGTCGAGAGGGACCTCCGCCTCGCTGGCGAGGCCGACGAGTACGACCGTTCCGCCTCGACGGACCACGTCGAGCGTCGACTGTATCGACGGCTCCGCACCGGAGGCCTCGACGACGACGTCGGCACCGGTTCCGCCCGTGTGCTCGGCGACCGCGGCTTCGAGGTCCGTCTCGGTCACGTCGACGGTCAGGTCCGCACCGCGTTCGTCGGCGAACGCGAGCTTTTCGGCCACCACGTCGGTCAGGATGACGTCCGTCGCGCCGGCGGCCTGCGCGGCCTCCATCGCCATCAGCCCGATTGGACCGGCACCGGTTATCAGCACCGTATCGCCGGTTCCGACGTCTCCGCGGCGACAGGCGTGAATCCCGACGGAGAGCGGCTCACACAGCGCCCCTTCGGCGGTTGAGACGGACTCGGGAAGCTCGTAGGCGAAGTCTGCGGGCCAGGAGACGTACTCGGTGAATGCCCCGTCGTGTGGCGGCGTCGCCATGAACCGCACGTCCTCGCAGAGATGGTAGTCGCCGCGCTTACAGTGGGGACAGCGCCGGCAGGGGACGCCGGGTTCGAGTGCGACCCGGTCGCCCGGTTCGAGGTCGGTGACGTTCTCGCCGACCTCGACGACTTCGCCGGCGCTCTCGTGTCCGAGGACGAGCGGCTCCTCGACGACGTAGTCGCCGATGCGACCGTGTTCGTAGTAGTGCACGTCGGAGCCACAGATGCCCACGTCCCGCACGGCGACGAGCACGTCGTCGGGGCCGGGCGACGGTCTGGGGCGGTCCTCCAGTTCGAACTCGGTCGGCTCTACCAAGACAGCTGTTCGCATACCTGGTGGCAGGTGGCAGAGCTATAAAAATACACAGGGTGGGCAGTCACCACTCCGCGATGCTGCCGTCCTCGTGGTGCCAGACCGGATTGTACCAGTTGACCTGCGTCTGGGCCTGCTCGCGGATGCAGGCCTCGTCGACATCGATGCCGAGCCCGGGGCCGGTCGGCCGCCTGACGTAGCCGTCTTCGAACTGGAACGTCCCGGGGTCTTCCAGGGCTTTGAGTCGCTGGCTCGCCGCCGGGTCGTGCAGGTCCAGGTCCTGTTCGTGCATCACGACGTTCTGGGTACAGAACGCGACCTGCAGACTCGCAGCAAAGGCGATGGGGCCGAGCGGGCAGTGCGGGACGACGGCGACGTCGAACGCTTCGGCCATCGACGCGACCTTGCGCATCTCGCTGATGCCGCCGACGTGTGTCACGTCGGGCTGGATTATCGACACCCCGTCGTCGACGAGGAGGCGCTTGAAATCGTACCGGGAGTAGAACCGCTCGCCCGTGGCTATCGGCACGGTCGTCCGCTCGGCGACCTGGGCAAACGAGTCGTCCTGTTCGGGGAGCAGCGGCTGGTCGATGAACATCAGGTCGAACTGTTCGAGGCGCTCGACGAGGTCGGCGGCCATCGGTTTCGAGACGCGGCCGTGGAAGTCGACGCCGACGAAGGCGTCGTCGCCGACGGCGTCGCGGATGGCCGCCACGCGCTCGACCGCGTGGTCGACTGCCTCCGGCGTCTCTATCGGCCGGAACTCCCTGGCGAAGTTGAACTTGAACGCCTTGTAGCCGCGCTCCCGGTCCTCCTTCGCGGCGGCCGCCACGTCTTCGGGGTCGTCGCCGCCGAGCCACTGGTAGACGAGCAGTTTGTCGCGGACGTGCCCGCCGAGTAGCTCGTGGACCGGCGCGCCGTAGTGTTTCCCCTTGATGTCCCACAGCGCGTGGTCGATGCCGGCGAGCGCGCTCATGAGAATCGGGCCGCCCCGGAAGTACCCGCTCTGGTAGAGCTTCCGCCAGTGGTACTCGGTCCGGAGCGGGTCGGCACCGAGGAGATACGCCTCGACGAGCTCCGTGACCGCGGCCCGAACGGTCTCTAACCGGCCCTGGACGATTGGCTCGCCCCAGCCGACGACTCCCTCGTCGGTTTCCAACTTCAGGAGCAACCACCGCGGCGGCACGGCGAACAGTTCGAAGTCGGTGATTTGCATGGGTGAGATATCTTCGAGGAACTACTTGTAATGACTGGCTGCCGATACTGACCCGCAGGAACCGTGCCAGCGATAGGCGTACATTTATGCTGGAGGCTACCGCAGTGGGAGACGTACGCATGAGTGTACTGGACAGTTTCTCCCTCGACGGAGAGACGGCTATCGTCACCGGTGCGGCGCAAGGTCTCGGCAAGCAGATGGCGACCGGTCTCACGGAGATGGGGGCCGACGTGGCTATCGCGGACGTGAACATCGACAAGGCCGAACAGACGGCGTCGGAACTCGACGGCGAGACGGAGGTCATCGCGACGGAAGTGGACGTGACCGACGAGGCCTCGGTCGAGGCGATGGTCGCGGACGTGACCGACCGCCTGGGACCGATTGACGTGCTGGTCAACAACGCCGGCATCGTCGAGAACTCCCCCGCGGAGGAGACGGACATCGAGTCCTGGCGGCGTGTCGTGTCGGTCAACCTCGACGGCGTCTTCCTCTGTGCCAAGCACGTCGGCCAGCGGATGCTCGAACGCGGCGAGGGACGCATCGTCAACATCTCCTCGATGTCGGGCTTCGACGTGAACGTCCCGCAGAAACAGGCCAGCTACAACACGACGAAGGCCGGCGTCCGGATGCTGACCCAGTCGCTTGCCGTCGAGTGGGGCGGCCGGGGCGTCCGCGTCAACGCCATCGCGCCCGGCTACATGCGCACCGAACTCGTCGACGAGGTGCTCGCGGAGAACCCGGAGATGGAGGAGACGTGGCTGGAGAACACACCGATGGACAGGCTCGGTCGGCCAGAGGAACTGAAAGAACTCGTCGTCTACCTCGCGTCGGACGCGTCCTCGTACATGACGGGGTCAACCGTCGTGATGGACGGCGGCTACACCTCGCGGTGAGGACTCAGGCCTCGGACGACGGGGCGTCGGTCAGTGCAGCCAGTCGTTCTTTCGCGCGGTTCCACTCGTCGCCAGCCCGCGGCTCGTAGGTCGTCTTCTCGAACGCCGACTCGACCAGCCGCCGGCCGGTCTCGATGTCAGGCACGGTTCCGGCGGCGACGGCCTGCGTGAGGACGTTGCCGACGGCCGTCGCCTCCACCGGCCCGGTCGACACCGGGCGGTCGGTGGCGTCGGCCAGGAGCTGACAGAACAGTTCGTTCCGGACGCCGCCGCCGCCGAGGACGATGCGCGAGGGCGGGTCCTCGACGACCGCCGCGAGCGCGTCGAGTTCCAGCGCCGTCTTCGCCGCCAGGCTGTCGAGGAGACAGCGGACGATACCCCCCTGTCCCGTCGGGACGGGCTGGTCCGTCCGGCGGCAGTACGCCCGAATCTGGTCGGGCATCGGCTCGTCGATGCCGAAGGCGTCGGCGTCCGTATCGACGAGTGCGGCCCGTGGCGGGGCCTGCTCGGCGGCCGACAGCAGGTCGGCGTACTCGACCGGCTGCCCGGTCTCGCGCCACGCTTCGCGGCACTCTTCGAGCATGAAGAAGCCGTTGATGTTCTTCAGGAGCCTGACG
This region includes:
- a CDS encoding GbsR/MarR family transcriptional regulator — protein: MSDEDSAVARERVIESMEQSAEVYGLSRSAGRIYGVLYFADAPLSIPELVDETGYAKSTVSNVTRTLSRIGLVHRRSSDGGGRRVRFEAEREVWFILQDVFQQYLLREVQTTLRTIRRAEKQLPGDAREGALVRDLRETYEDLAEIVQLTSEYSAAELREALEAYEG
- a CDS encoding ArsR/SmtB family transcription factor codes for the protein MASAFPHHPPVEYAPREQTSVVVDGTEPTDVLQILSSETAQEILGALRDEPRTASDIADAVDRSLQSVSYHLDRLRRANLIEAVETWYSEKGTEMTVYALAAERLVVQFGDTGDRSV
- a CDS encoding Lrp/AsnC family transcriptional regulator, whose translation is MADQDIDDVDRAILYALQEDARNMSSGDIAERTDTSDSTVRKRINRLESSGIIKGYSADVDYQEAGYPLRMLLYCTASIPERGELIPEILEIDGVVSVQELVTGEQNLLVTAVGESDSDITPVAQALLDMDLTVADEVLVRSHETTPFGKFDSRNGD
- a CDS encoding proton-conducting transporter transmembrane domain-containing protein, giving the protein MSGRNSTTTVGSLPDTAADSPLVPVALTWLVWSMLAASIAVLAVRVRTGFTWEVPGVVAVDGLTVLMWVVVTFFSGIVHSYSRRYMAGSRVKTPFFATVFGFTVVVMGLVAADHLALFAALWLAMGLLMAKLIGIVGGWDQAQAAASVARRYFLASSGLLGLALAALWWATGATTVSGVAAAADTLGGPVWLAAAGALVLAAMIQSALIPFHGWLLSSMTAPTPASALMHAGFVNAGGILLTRFAPVVTVDPALMLAIVAVGGASAIGGKLLKSVQTDVKGQLGCSTVGQMGFMIMQAGLGFFGAAITHLILHGFYKAYQFLSSGSEVEHTSPGDGTPHTVGPVASVAGAAVTLLTGLAGGALFAVLTGKGTTADSGLLLTLFVVFTTLHAARSAVQHTSLSATARYGAVPLVFFPAIGIYAVVYSAVSALVPVSAVTTDLTLLHGLVAVAFVAIYTGIETGVHERSQRLYVALLNAGQPAADTVLTATEDYNEY
- a CDS encoding DUF2309 domain-containing protein, producing MSTDATIRDSIDTAATTVGSLWPIHSFVTANPLAGFEDRPFDEAVADAADLLGGRGYPSAETFRTALQRDQIDPGILETELADLGYDEDPEVLLEHMANASDATGDAADGPTDRVDQVLAKWLSAFLDEGSAHWSMPNRKAGFYTAFRGVAEHDSEIPATAVDALAQTPTGTIEAVLAPYPEHQWETIFEEQLAALPGWTGLIKQRDDDEGAWQSTYPISLAGYLAARLALLDAVDADISPSDNSVEPDPTAELAGAFLRAWEATYRGALVETVAAESQSLADSDTGGRPDAQLVFCIDTRSEVIRRHIEATGDYETHGYAGFFGIPIEYQGYDDEVSVDACPPILDPQHRITDVPTDDDTQASHDRWSGLREAADEVIETLEANAATAYGYVETAGSGYSLALAARTLVPGRVHDLFDTVEESVPDDHEFCDPLVHYQHSYAGDLPVGLTTEEKVEYAATAFDMMGWEEFSRLVVFTGHASETANNPYDASLDCGACAGNPGGPNARVLAEICNDEAVRAALRDQGFDIPEDTVFLAGEHNTTTAEVELYDSDVPESHADDLAQLRGDLAAAREDAAAERAESMGADGSSGVSETERRAADWAETRPEWGLAGNAGFVVGPRELTSDVDLDGRAFLHSYDWSTDPDGEALESILTGPMVVTQWINTQYYFSTVDNAVYGSGSKVTHNPVGNVGVYQGNGGDLMAGLPLQSLMAADDDPYHQPLRLSTVIHAPVDRVTDVLADHGELAELLDNDWLSLTVVDPTQDHRAFQYERDLEWTPVSERAVADAMEPTASAVADD
- a CDS encoding LLM class flavin-dependent oxidoreductase, giving the protein MDLSIVDLSPVPDTGTATEAYANTVEAAQQAERLGYSRFWVAEHHGMGETLAGTTPEVLLGHLAAETDSIRLGSGAVLLNHYSPFKVAEVFGSLDALAPGRIDAGLGRANGSPAVDRALGTARRVRDPDEDHAEKIEAVVSHLYDGYPDGHAYSDLEIPLSGGDPPAPWVLGSSPSSAAIAGELGLPYCFAAFIRPELATRAFEEYRNRFDPSSLAGGVDEPHGMVAVNAVCGETDREAARLRAVAEASFKRMERGVIGTTPSVEEAIDELGGVPEPTPATLDAGEWPRAISGSPDTLDGLLEQLADRVGADEVMIQHAVGDHADGLRSHELLADGVGLSPR
- a CDS encoding NAD(P)-dependent alcohol dehydrogenase, whose protein sequence is MRTAVLVEPTEFELEDRPRPSPGPDDVLVAVRDVGICGSDVHYYEHGRIGDYVVEEPLVLGHESAGEVVEVGENVTDLEPGDRVALEPGVPCRRCPHCKRGDYHLCEDVRFMATPPHDGAFTEYVSWPADFAYELPESVSTAEGALCEPLSVGIHACRRGDVGTGDTVLITGAGPIGLMAMEAAQAAGATDVILTDVVAEKLAFADERGADLTVDVTETDLEAAVAEHTGGTGADVVVEASGAEPSIQSTLDVVRRGGTVVLVGLASEAEVPLDVLELIDNEIDVHGSFRYKNTYGAAVDLLADGEVDVEGIIDFESGLEDIDDAFRRAMEPTVVKGMISLDA
- the dgoD gene encoding galactonate dehydratase, whose amino-acid sequence is MQITDFELFAVPPRWLLLKLETDEGVVGWGEPIVQGRLETVRAAVTELVEAYLLGADPLRTEYHWRKLYQSGYFRGGPILMSALAGIDHALWDIKGKHYGAPVHELLGGHVRDKLLVYQWLGGDDPEDVAAAAKEDRERGYKAFKFNFAREFRPIETPEAVDHAVERVAAIRDAVGDDAFVGVDFHGRVSKPMAADLVERLEQFDLMFIDQPLLPEQDDSFAQVAERTTVPIATGERFYSRYDFKRLLVDDGVSIIQPDVTHVGGISEMRKVASMAEAFDVAVVPHCPLGPIAFAASLQVAFCTQNVVMHEQDLDLHDPAASQRLKALEDPGTFQFEDGYVRRPTGPGLGIDVDEACIREQAQTQVNWYNPVWHHEDGSIAEW
- a CDS encoding SDR family NAD(P)-dependent oxidoreductase, which encodes MSVLDSFSLDGETAIVTGAAQGLGKQMATGLTEMGADVAIADVNIDKAEQTASELDGETEVIATEVDVTDEASVEAMVADVTDRLGPIDVLVNNAGIVENSPAEETDIESWRRVVSVNLDGVFLCAKHVGQRMLERGEGRIVNISSMSGFDVNVPQKQASYNTTKAGVRMLTQSLAVEWGGRGVRVNAIAPGYMRTELVDEVLAENPEMEETWLENTPMDRLGRPEELKELVVYLASDASSYMTGSTVVMDGGYTSR